Genomic window (Streptomyces sp. LX-29):
GCCGCGCGGACCTTCTGCTGGGCGGTCTCGGCGGTGAACGGCGGCAGTGGCGGACGGGTGACGGTCATCGGTGCTCCCTTGTGCGATCGGGGGTGTGGAGGGGTGTGCCAGCTGGAGAACGATCGTTCTCCCCGCTGCGCGGTAGCCTAGGAGAACGATGATTCTCATGCAAGGGGAGTCCACGGCCGGCCCGCGCCGGTACGGACTCACGCAGGGCGAGGGGTGACATGGAAACCGCGACGCTGGAGACGAAGGTCCTCGACGCAGCCGAGGCGCTCTTCTACGGCCGGGGCCTTCAGACGGTGGGCATGGACCAGATCCGGTCCGCCTCCGGGGTCTCGCTCAAGCGCCTGTACCAGCTGTTCCCCTCCAAGGACACCCTGGTGCTGGCGTATCTGCACCGGCGCGACGAACGCTGGCGCGCGGAGCTGACACGGCAGGTCGCGGCGGTCACGGAGGCCCCGCGCGAGCGGATCCTGGCGGTCTACGACTGGCTCGACCGCTGGTTCCGGGAGCCGGACTTCCGCGGCTGCGCCTTCGTCAACTCCTTCGGGGAGCTGGGCGCCGCCTCGGAGCCGGTGGCCGAAGCCGCCCGCGCCCACAAGGCCGCCTTCCGGGACTATCTGTCGGGCCTGGTGGCCGCCGCCGGACTGCCCGAGCACCTCACCGACCAGCTCTTCCTGCTGGCCGAGGGCGCCATCACCACGGCCGCCGTCTCCGGCGGCCCCGAGCCCGCGCGTCAGGCGCGCGAGGCAGCGCGGGCGCTGATGGACGCGGCGGGCTGAGCGCGCCCGGGCGCCGCGGCCGGGGCCGGACGTGGTGGCGCGGCGGCCGCGCCCCGTCTCACCTGGGTGGGACGAGCGTGAAGTAGCGGTCCACCATCGCTCGGTCGCCGGCCACGGCGTCGAGCCGCTCGGCGGGCACCCGCTGCCACAGGAAGAGCATCAGATCGGAGGCCGTCCCGGTGAGCTCGACGTCGCAGGCGTCGCAGGCGTCGCAGGCGTCGGTGGCGTCGGTGGCGTCGGTGGCGTCGGGGGCTTGGGACGTGCCGCCGAGGCAGTGTGGCCCACCGGCGAGCCGGATCTCGTCCCCCTCGAAGCACACCGTCCACCGCCCGGGGCCGTCGCTCTGCCGGAAGCCGAACCGTTCGCCCGCGCCGGGCGGGGCCCCCAGCCACTGGCGCCGGGCCGGCGCCATCACCTCGAAGGTGTGCCCGACGGCGGCCGTCGCCAGCCCGGTCGGCATCGGCCGGGGCGTCCCGATCGCACCCTCCGCGTCCCAGCGGTGCACGGCCGTCTCGATGGTCTGCGTCAGCAGCCAGAAGCCGATGCTCCGGTCCCGGCCGAAGGTCCACACCTCCTCGCTCAGGTCCCGCGTGGTGAAGAGCGACTCCAACACGGCCGCCCCGCCCCCGAACCAGTCGATCAGGCTCACCGGCACCGGACCGAAGTGGGGCGCGTCCTCCAGCGACGCCGGCCACTCCGTGCGCTCCGGCGGCAGGTCGGCCAGGAACTCCGGGGCCGCGACGTCCGGGGGCTGCGACAGACGTTCCCTGACGATGTGGATGACGGTGCGATGCACTCCGGAGAGGTGCGCGATCAGATCGGTCACCGTCCAGTCGGGGCAGGACGGGACGAGTGGCGCCCCGTCCTCCTCGGCCGCCCGGCGGACCGCCACCTCGAACGCCCGCGCCTCGCTGCGGAAATAAGGGACGTAGTCCATGGCCTTGGCGCTACCCAGGTTTCCCCGGCCCTACGCGGGGCGCCGCGCACGCTGCCGACACCCGGTAGTTGCATGTCCATCGCACCTGGTCAGCGGGCGTATGACGGCAGTAGCCGCAAGGGGCTCGGTGTGCCAACGTACGAGACATGGAGGGCAGCGGGCACGCTCACGAGGACATACCGGGCCGGATGATCGGCCACGGCGACGACCACCCCGACCACCCCGACCACCCCGATCACCCCGATCACCCCGATCACCCCGACCACCCGCGTCACGGCGGTGGCCACGACCCCGGTAGTGGCGGTCATCGCCACGACCACGGCCACGACCGCCATCACACTCACCACCCCGACCCCGACCCCGACCCCGACCCCGACCGAGACCACGGGCAGGACCACGACCACGGGCACGATCACGGGCACGACCACGACCACGGCGCGGCGTCCGGCCGGTGGCACCGGCTCCGGCACCTGGCGCGGCCGCACTCCCACGAGGCCGCCGACAAGGTCGACGCCGCGTTGGAGTCCTCGGCCGAGGGCATGCGCACGCTCTGGATCTCGTTGGCGGTGCTGGGCGCCACCACCGTCGTCCAGGCGCTGATCGTGGCGGTGTCCGGCTCGGTGGCGCTGCTCGGCGACACCGTGCACAACGCCGCCGACGCGCTCACCGCCGTACCGCTCGGCATCGCCTTCGTCCTCGGCCGCCGCGCCGCCAACCGCCGCTACACCTACGGCTACGGGCGTGCGGAGGACCTGGCCGGGGTCGTCATCCTGCTGACCATCGCGGCCTCGGCCGCCTTCGCCGGCTGGACGGCCGTCCAGCGGCTGCTGGATCCGCGCGAGGTCAGCCATGTGGGGGCGGTGGCCGGGGCGGCGCTGGTCGGCTTCGCGGGCAACGAGTGGGTGGCCCGCTATCGCATCCGCACCGGCCGCCGCATCGGCTCCGCCGCGCTCGTCGCCGACGGGCTGCACGCCCGCACCGACGGCTTCACCTCCCTCGCCGTGCTGCTCGGCGCCGCCGGCTCGGCGTTCGGCTGGCCGGCGGCCGACCCGATCGTCGGACTGCTGATCTGCGCAGCCATCCTCGCGGTGCTGCGCGACGCAGCCCGTGAGGTCTTCCACCGGCTGATGGACGCCGTCGACCCGGGCCTGGTCGACGCCGCCGAGCGGGCGCTGCGCTCGGTGACCGGGGTGCGGGACGTGGGGCAGGTCCGGATGCGCTGGATCGGCCACGCACTGCGGGCCGAGGCGGACATCGTCGTCGGTCCCGAGCTGACCGTGGTGGCCGCGCACCGCCTGGCCGTCCAGGCGGAACACGCCGTCATCCACGCGGTGCCGCGACTCCGCGCCGCGACCGTCCACATCGACCACGCGGCCTCGCCCGCCACGGATCCCGACCCGCACGCCCTGCTCGCCCACCATCGGACGAGCCCCGCGGGCTAGCGTCAGCCCGTCGAGCTGGGGACCGCCCACTCGACGGGCACCCCGTCCTCGAGGTCGAAGCGCACCGGTCGCGAACCGCGCAGCGCCTCCTGGGTGTAGGCGCTCCAGATCTGGGCGTGGCTGCTGTCGCCGGGCCCGCCGGCGCCCCTGAGGCGGATCTGCTTCTGGGTCTTCGGGTCCTCGCCGAACAGCCCGACCGCGGTGACCAGTTCCGGCGTGTAGCCGATGAACCATGCCGCCTTGCGGTCGTCGGACCGGCCCGCCGCGCCCGCCACGGCCTGCGGCACGTTCCGCACGGAGGCGGGGACGCCGTTGCCCTTGACCGCGTCGGCCTCGAGCGCGAAGGTCACCGCGTCGGCCGTGCCGCGTGAGATGACGTGGTCGCCGACCGGGTCCGGCAGCTCGGCCCGCTCGTGCCCGCGCTGGGCCGACGCCACCACCGAGGGTGTGACCTTCCGGCCGTGGTTGTCGAGGGTGGCGTACACCCCGGCCAGCTCCAGCGGGCTGCTGCCCATCAGACCGAGCTCGGTGGAGCGCTCGGCGTCGAAGCCGGGCGCCTTGGAATCCATGCCCAGGTCCGCCGCGGTCTGCTTGATCCTCCCCGGGGTCACGTCCTCCGTGCCGTCGCCGTGCTCCAGCGAGGCGGCCAGCACCAGGGGTTCGAAGGCGGATCCCACCTGGTAGTCGGTGCGGGTGGCGTTGTTGATGTAGTGCCTGGTGTAGTCGCGGCCGCCGTAGAACGCCACCACCTTGCCGGTGCGCGGGTCCACCGAGACCGCCCCCGCCTGCGTGGCGGAGCTCTTCGCCCGGTCGGTGATCGCCTTCTCCAGGGCCCGCTGCTTCACCGGGTCGACGCTGAGGGTGATGGTCCAGCCGCCCGCCGCCAGGTCCTGCTCGCTGACGCCGGAGGCGATCAGCTCGCGGCGTGCCGCGTCGACCAGATAGCCGGCCTGGCCGTCGAGGCCGGGGGTGGGCTCGGGGGCGCGCGGCACGGCGAAGCGCTGCCGCCGCCGCTCGCCCGGGTCCAGCCAGCCCACCTCGACCATGTTGTTCAGGACGTAGTTCCAGCGCTGCTTCACCAGCTTGCGGGAGACCGGGCCGGCGATGGCCCAGTCGTACTGGCTGGGGGCCTGCACCAGCGCCGCGAGGTAGGCGCCCTCCGACACGGTGAGCTTCTCCACGTCCTTGCCGTAGTAGGCGCGGGCCGCGGCCTGGATGCCGTACGCGTTGCGGCCGAAGTAACTGGTGTTCAGATAGCCGGCGAGGATGTCGTCCTTGGAGTTGCGCTGATCCACCTTGAGCGCGATGACCAGCTCCTTCACCTTGCGGGTGACCGTCTGGTCCTGACTCAGGTAGTAGTTCTTCACATACTGCTGGGTGA
Coding sequences:
- a CDS encoding TetR/AcrR family transcriptional regulator, translated to METATLETKVLDAAEALFYGRGLQTVGMDQIRSASGVSLKRLYQLFPSKDTLVLAYLHRRDERWRAELTRQVAAVTEAPRERILAVYDWLDRWFREPDFRGCAFVNSFGELGAASEPVAEAARAHKAAFRDYLSGLVAAAGLPEHLTDQLFLLAEGAITTAAVSGGPEPARQAREAARALMDAAG
- a CDS encoding maleylpyruvate isomerase family mycothiol-dependent enzyme: MDYVPYFRSEARAFEVAVRRAAEEDGAPLVPSCPDWTVTDLIAHLSGVHRTVIHIVRERLSQPPDVAAPEFLADLPPERTEWPASLEDAPHFGPVPVSLIDWFGGGAAVLESLFTTRDLSEEVWTFGRDRSIGFWLLTQTIETAVHRWDAEGAIGTPRPMPTGLATAAVGHTFEVMAPARRQWLGAPPGAGERFGFRQSDGPGRWTVCFEGDEIRLAGGPHCLGGTSQAPDATDATDATDACDACDACDVELTGTASDLMLFLWQRVPAERLDAVAGDRAMVDRYFTLVPPR
- a CDS encoding cation diffusion facilitator family transporter encodes the protein MEGSGHAHEDIPGRMIGHGDDHPDHPDHPDHPDHPDHPDHPRHGGGHDPGSGGHRHDHGHDRHHTHHPDPDPDPDPDRDHGQDHDHGHDHGHDHDHGAASGRWHRLRHLARPHSHEAADKVDAALESSAEGMRTLWISLAVLGATTVVQALIVAVSGSVALLGDTVHNAADALTAVPLGIAFVLGRRAANRRYTYGYGRAEDLAGVVILLTIAASAAFAGWTAVQRLLDPREVSHVGAVAGAALVGFAGNEWVARYRIRTGRRIGSAALVADGLHARTDGFTSLAVLLGAAGSAFGWPAADPIVGLLICAAILAVLRDAAREVFHRLMDAVDPGLVDAAERALRSVTGVRDVGQVRMRWIGHALRAEADIVVGPELTVVAAHRLAVQAEHAVIHAVPRLRAATVHIDHAASPATDPDPHALLAHHRTSPAG
- a CDS encoding transglycosylase domain-containing protein, with the protein product MRMRRMRVTAVVRRWDGAAAAGRALARAKKAVAAGRSTAAEKPATATESATAPSATAAGEPATTGASTTSGPPETAESSASTAVLPRVGKPAAAGGPDGQRPSRRRRAASRRPMSRRQRSKRPKKTGFRRFFTWRKLLAYFFGFWALLLAGFAVLYFSIDIPKANALAKAQSNVYLYSDGTVAARTGEINRESVDLSRVPKVVQRAFVAAENKSFYQDRGVDPVGVARGLLNTVTGKGTQGGSTITQQYVKNYYLSQDQTVTRKVKELVIALKVDQRNSKDDILAGYLNTSYFGRNAYGIQAAARAYYGKDVEKLTVSEGAYLAALVQAPSQYDWAIAGPVSRKLVKQRWNYVLNNMVEVGWLDPGERRRQRFAVPRAPEPTPGLDGQAGYLVDAARRELIASGVSEQDLAAGGWTITLSVDPVKQRALEKAITDRAKSSATQAGAVSVDPRTGKVVAFYGGRDYTRHYINNATRTDYQVGSAFEPLVLAASLEHGDGTEDVTPGRIKQTAADLGMDSKAPGFDAERSTELGLMGSSPLELAGVYATLDNHGRKVTPSVVASAQRGHERAELPDPVGDHVISRGTADAVTFALEADAVKGNGVPASVRNVPQAVAGAAGRSDDRKAAWFIGYTPELVTAVGLFGEDPKTQKQIRLRGAGGPGDSSHAQIWSAYTQEALRGSRPVRFDLEDGVPVEWAVPSSTG